A genomic window from Luteolibacter sp. LG18 includes:
- a CDS encoding DUF1349 domain-containing protein — translation MMKHPTRLVFSAFAAVLLASIHAARAQAPPATMTKVYTYSGGSLTVDYTLHDVRGPNYRVFAYNADGSFTEVAITRPSRTYLGRITERPGAIAAAQLYDDGNIRSSLMFEDGTVWKGNGLSMSMPSAASWTPKYPTEVVSAGETGSNAYAMDVGVDLTHEFCSQFSGNVANMAETVEFTINETGAFLLRDTGIKLRTSRVIARLNASNDPYGSTPLATLRDLWDNELWKVLPAANNDHAVCVKPNLGGGVAYIPGKYAACRSLTQAGPGIFTQPWRHELGHALSSPHYPGDGPEGPTPMSGNQLQRYSSPEVNRIVGRRNSIISTFTNLGPYTIPIPPRANGDRGTINAARDPLTLDVLANDSDVNGQALTIASFDGTSKRGGTITRSVGTGPGGRDRLIYTPPASLVDTLDWFKYRIQDSSGQQAVGLVALQVESLPAPAPWVTSDIGSTGATGSVVYSGAGTYSIKGAGADIWGTADAFRFLYLPMNGDGAITARIASVQNTNAWAKAGVMIRETLSADSAFSLLCVTPGSGIALQGRTTAGQPADVSTTTSGSAPRWVRLVRAGGTITALTSSDGTTWTQVGTQTITMGANTYVGLAVCSHAGSTLCTAKFDNVSLTPPPPWTSADVGSVGVAGSSAWSDNTFSITGSGADIWGTADAFRYVYQPLSGDGEVISQVDDIADTNGWAKAGVMIRESLAPGSKHAMMIMSSGSGAAFQYRGSTNGTSSSTGLDHEVPGWVKLNRTGDVLTGSISDDGVTWTQVGTATISMASGIYVGLAVTSHDNTQGCAATITDVTVTP, via the coding sequence ATGATGAAACATCCCACACGACTCGTCTTTTCCGCCTTTGCGGCGGTTTTGCTCGCCTCCATCCACGCAGCCCGGGCGCAGGCACCTCCGGCCACCATGACGAAGGTCTACACCTACTCTGGCGGCAGTCTCACCGTGGACTACACGCTTCACGACGTCCGCGGTCCGAACTACCGCGTCTTCGCGTACAATGCCGACGGCTCCTTCACCGAAGTGGCCATCACCCGCCCGAGCCGCACCTATCTCGGCCGCATCACCGAGCGCCCGGGAGCCATCGCCGCCGCCCAGCTTTATGACGACGGCAACATTCGCTCGAGCCTCATGTTCGAGGACGGCACCGTTTGGAAAGGCAACGGACTCTCGATGTCCATGCCATCCGCCGCGAGCTGGACGCCCAAGTATCCCACCGAGGTGGTCAGCGCCGGTGAGACCGGTTCCAACGCCTACGCCATGGATGTAGGAGTCGACCTCACCCACGAATTCTGCTCCCAGTTCAGCGGCAATGTCGCGAACATGGCGGAAACCGTCGAGTTCACCATCAATGAAACCGGCGCGTTCCTGCTCCGCGATACCGGCATCAAGCTGCGGACCTCCCGGGTCATCGCCCGACTCAACGCATCGAACGACCCCTATGGCTCGACGCCGCTGGCAACCTTGAGGGACCTCTGGGACAACGAACTGTGGAAGGTCCTTCCCGCCGCGAACAACGACCACGCCGTGTGCGTGAAGCCGAACCTCGGCGGCGGTGTCGCCTACATCCCGGGGAAGTACGCCGCCTGCCGTTCCCTGACCCAGGCCGGCCCCGGCATCTTCACCCAGCCGTGGCGCCATGAACTCGGCCACGCGCTGAGCTCCCCCCACTACCCGGGCGATGGCCCTGAAGGCCCCACGCCGATGTCCGGCAACCAGCTCCAGCGCTACTCCAGCCCGGAGGTGAACCGGATCGTCGGCCGGCGGAACTCGATCATCAGCACCTTCACCAACCTCGGCCCCTACACCATCCCGATCCCGCCGCGGGCCAACGGCGACCGCGGCACCATCAATGCCGCCCGCGATCCCCTCACGCTCGACGTGCTGGCGAACGACTCGGACGTAAACGGCCAGGCACTCACGATCGCGTCCTTCGATGGCACCTCGAAACGGGGCGGCACGATCACCCGCTCGGTCGGCACCGGCCCGGGAGGCCGTGACCGGCTGATCTACACGCCGCCCGCCTCGCTGGTCGACACGCTGGATTGGTTCAAGTACCGCATCCAGGATTCTTCGGGCCAGCAGGCCGTCGGCTTGGTCGCCCTCCAGGTGGAAAGCCTCCCCGCTCCGGCCCCATGGGTCACCTCGGACATCGGCAGCACCGGAGCAACCGGCAGCGTGGTTTACTCCGGAGCCGGCACCTATTCCATCAAGGGAGCAGGCGCGGATATCTGGGGCACTGCGGATGCATTCCGTTTCCTATACCTGCCGATGAATGGGGACGGTGCCATCACCGCCCGCATCGCCAGCGTGCAGAACACCAACGCCTGGGCGAAAGCCGGAGTGATGATACGGGAAACGCTGTCGGCTGACTCCGCGTTCTCGCTGCTGTGTGTCACGCCGGGATCGGGAATCGCTCTCCAGGGACGCACCACCGCAGGCCAGCCCGCCGATGTAAGCACCACGACCTCCGGCTCCGCTCCGCGCTGGGTACGGCTCGTCCGGGCCGGTGGCACCATCACGGCCCTGACCTCCTCCGATGGCACCACTTGGACCCAGGTCGGCACCCAGACGATCACCATGGGAGCGAACACCTACGTCGGTCTTGCCGTGTGCTCGCATGCCGGGAGCACGCTCTGCACCGCGAAGTTCGACAACGTCTCGCTCACGCCTCCGCCCCCATGGACCAGCGCGGATGTCGGCAGTGTGGGCGTGGCGGGCTCGTCCGCCTGGTCGGACAACACGTTCTCGATCACCGGCTCGGGCGCGGACATCTGGGGCACCGCCGATGCCTTCCGCTATGTCTACCAGCCGCTGAGCGGCGATGGGGAAGTCATCTCGCAGGTCGATGACATCGCCGACACCAACGGCTGGGCCAAGGCCGGTGTGATGATCCGCGAGAGCCTCGCTCCGGGCTCGAAGCACGCGATGATGATCATGTCTTCCGGCTCCGGCGCGGCGTTCCAATACCGCGGCTCCACCAACGGCACCAGCTCGAGCACGGGTCTGGACCACGAGGTGCCCGGCTGGGTGAAATTGAACCGCACCGGTGACGTCCTGACCGGATCCATCTCCGATGACGGCGTGACCTGGACCCAGGTCGGAACCGCCACCATCAGCATGGCCTCCGGGATCTATGTGGGCCTGGCGGTGACCTCGCATGACAACACCCAAGGCTGCGCCGCCACCATCACCGATGTAACGGTGACGCCATGA
- a CDS encoding substrate-binding domain-containing protein produces METFRFLSPSEQLANEMRRRIGRREWTGRLPGVARLMSEFGATRKTVEAAVGMLLDEQWVSGRGRRSALRIHGPRADLAPHGSVLIYDTPPTERSSDHLALFLALERRLPGPVQRLHLPRGMKPSQQLKLIGALEVSCAVVLDVEGPLADAVKARGIRTVALGVASLPETVASFGVSYRELVVSSLERLFEHGHTRITMPMFQRKPEVMVKVREAVRGEFEARGIPYSDLFNVPDVTGDSPRDLHGLIRRLWKFTPPTAVIVNNLRPYLTVFSTCAALGLRVPDHVSLLCLSHSAEMDALEPTPAHFCYPVESLARAVLRALENASAHAADSHLFPPAWCPGGSIGPPPSGFRATLARP; encoded by the coding sequence ATGGAGACATTCAGATTCCTGTCCCCTTCGGAGCAACTGGCGAACGAGATGCGGCGGCGGATCGGAAGGCGGGAATGGACGGGCAGGCTGCCCGGAGTCGCGCGGCTGATGTCGGAGTTCGGCGCCACCCGCAAGACCGTCGAGGCCGCGGTGGGCATGCTTCTGGATGAACAATGGGTTTCCGGTCGTGGCCGGCGGTCGGCCCTGCGAATCCACGGCCCGCGGGCCGACCTGGCCCCGCATGGCTCGGTGCTGATCTACGACACGCCTCCCACGGAACGCTCCAGTGATCATCTTGCGCTGTTCCTGGCGCTGGAGCGCCGTCTTCCCGGACCGGTGCAGCGTCTTCATCTCCCGCGTGGCATGAAGCCTTCGCAGCAGCTCAAGCTGATCGGGGCGCTCGAGGTTTCATGCGCCGTGGTGCTTGATGTGGAAGGCCCGCTGGCGGATGCCGTCAAGGCCCGCGGCATCCGCACCGTGGCGTTGGGAGTGGCATCATTGCCGGAAACCGTGGCCTCCTTCGGGGTGAGCTACCGGGAGCTGGTGGTCTCGTCGCTGGAGCGGCTGTTTGAACACGGGCACACCCGCATCACGATGCCGATGTTCCAACGGAAGCCCGAGGTGATGGTGAAGGTGCGGGAGGCCGTGCGCGGGGAATTCGAGGCCAGAGGCATTCCCTATTCCGATCTCTTCAATGTTCCGGATGTCACGGGGGATAGCCCGCGTGATCTTCACGGGCTGATCCGCCGCTTGTGGAAATTCACTCCACCCACGGCGGTCATCGTGAACAACCTGCGGCCGTATCTCACCGTGTTCTCGACCTGCGCGGCGCTGGGGCTGCGGGTGCCGGACCACGTGTCGCTGCTCTGCCTTTCCCACTCCGCTGAGATGGACGCGCTGGAACCAACCCCGGCGCACTTCTGCTATCCGGTGGAAAGCCTGGCCCGGGCCGTCCTTCGCGCCTTGGAGAATGCATCGGCCCATGCTGCGGACTCGCATCTCTTTCCGCCGGCGTGGTGTCCCGGGGGCTCGATCGGGCCGCCTCCATCCGGTTTCCGCGCGACGTTGGCGAGGCCATGA
- a CDS encoding PA14 domain-containing protein has protein sequence MTILSRLRDSLLRHAVVLVGCLASAAGQERARDEAAGVRGLLKENGGVSRGIDLRGDLTWVSPAGDAVVLQDDSGAVRLELDRAQPGLVAGGRVSIAGIVRVAQGALRCGPVPLVDVDGAHGLLERAGAIHLDAGRHPLRVEYFQRDRGKQLAVGYEGPDLPRQPVPAGALSHPGAPGREEGLRYAIYEGSWDRLPVFGGLVPKAGGVVRDFDLSVAGRDENFGIVFTGELEIPRTGDYRFHLASNDGGRLFVGEAPPVVTALGSGGGPGSAAGGRRPGMDG, from the coding sequence ATGACGATCCTTTCGCGCCTCCGTGATTCGTTGCTCCGCCACGCCGTGGTTCTGGTCGGCTGCCTGGCATCCGCTGCGGGACAGGAACGTGCCAGGGACGAGGCTGCAGGGGTGCGCGGGCTGCTCAAGGAGAACGGGGGAGTGTCCCGGGGGATCGATCTCAGGGGGGATCTGACCTGGGTGTCTCCGGCCGGGGATGCGGTGGTCCTGCAGGACGATTCCGGCGCGGTCCGTTTGGAACTGGACAGGGCCCAGCCCGGGCTGGTCGCGGGGGGGCGGGTATCGATCGCGGGGATCGTGCGGGTAGCGCAGGGTGCCTTGCGTTGCGGGCCAGTGCCCCTGGTGGATGTGGACGGTGCCCATGGCTTGCTGGAGCGGGCCGGGGCGATCCACCTCGATGCGGGCCGGCATCCACTACGGGTGGAGTACTTCCAGCGGGACCGCGGCAAGCAGCTGGCCGTGGGCTACGAGGGGCCGGACCTGCCGCGCCAGCCGGTCCCGGCTGGAGCATTGTCCCATCCAGGGGCCCCGGGCCGGGAGGAGGGGCTCCGCTATGCCATCTACGAGGGTTCTTGGGACAGGTTGCCCGTGTTCGGTGGACTTGTGCCGAAGGCTGGAGGGGTGGTGAGGGATTTCGACCTATCGGTGGCGGGAAGGGACGAGAACTTCGGCATTGTGTTCACCGGCGAACTGGAGATACCGCGCACCGGGGACTACCGTTTCCATCTCGCCTCGAACGATGGTGGCCGGCTTTTCGTCGGCGAAGCCCCACCGGTGGTCACGGCCCTCGGGTCGGGGGGGGGGCCGGGTTCCGCTGCCGGTGGTCGCAGGCCAGGCATGGACGGGTGA
- a CDS encoding sensor histidine kinase, with protein MRFELVSSSGSLVVEVPENGLSPLLQPGCKVQVRGACFGARGTGGMRIASGLLASGPSSVEVEDLPAVLWRQMPVVPLASLNPATNPEGCLVHLRGVAASGAEVGSFRLLEDSKEIAVSDRRSPAPGTAVEVLGLVVWLDGRPRVTEAAHRVWQPGESGRQARPLVSTIREVRALPDDDLPMKVRIRGVVTCDQDSHSVTVQEAGAGVTCWLASDQSPALKMGDEVELEGRVIRGAFAPNLMDASVRWLGKGTLPEPARPPYDRLWNGSLNAQWVEVEGVVRKVEDGLLTLGLPEGTMGVWVLHGDLPAMASLHGAVVRARGIVAPFANEARQIRGTYLRVSSPLFITVVSAAGADPFAVPAKRLPELRKFDPAGASAFHRVRVSGLVIHTSARECFLWDGDQGAVFTTREPVALVPGTTVEVSGMPELEGPAPVLLDAVVRATGSAPLPEPVAITPAELLDRSREASRVRIRATLVEIVSRDFGQLLELQGDHWKFSARLPTGVIWNRPPAPGSVLELTGICSSHRNNDDGGTRTSAILLLNQPSDVVILSSPPWWTVRRILGLAATLSLVLVMAAAWIVQLRRKVEERTAQLVVEIHQREIAEQRRLIEEERSRIARDLHDDLGARVTKIAMLAEREGQGPHGMEPGVRHILDTSHELTRAMDEVVWTVNPRNDALPMLGDYLLHYAEKYFEGTGVRVRLRSHGGLPDLTVTASMRHHLFLAVKEALRNVMKHSAATECRVEVDTVDGMFHIQVADNGRGFSGDPTAGPRNGLRNMVHRLEQLGGRCSFISAEGQGTIVIFEIALDRLVSPKDAARVPTH; from the coding sequence ATGCGGTTCGAACTCGTTTCCAGCAGCGGCAGCCTTGTTGTGGAGGTGCCGGAAAACGGATTGTCCCCGCTGCTGCAACCGGGCTGCAAGGTGCAGGTGCGCGGGGCCTGCTTCGGCGCGCGGGGCACGGGCGGGATGAGGATCGCCTCCGGATTGCTGGCGTCCGGTCCATCGTCCGTGGAGGTGGAGGATTTGCCTGCCGTCCTGTGGAGGCAGATGCCGGTGGTGCCGCTCGCATCGCTGAACCCTGCGACGAACCCCGAGGGATGCTTGGTCCATCTTCGTGGTGTCGCGGCCTCGGGAGCGGAGGTGGGTTCGTTCCGGTTGTTGGAGGATTCCAAGGAAATTGCCGTGAGTGATCGTAGGAGTCCGGCCCCGGGAACGGCCGTGGAGGTACTCGGGCTGGTGGTCTGGCTGGACGGGCGGCCCAGGGTGACGGAGGCGGCGCATCGCGTGTGGCAACCGGGAGAGAGCGGCCGGCAGGCGCGCCCGCTGGTTTCCACCATTCGTGAGGTGCGGGCCTTGCCGGACGACGATCTGCCGATGAAGGTTCGAATCCGAGGCGTGGTCACCTGTGACCAGGACAGCCATTCGGTGACGGTGCAGGAGGCGGGTGCGGGCGTTACCTGTTGGTTGGCTTCCGATCAATCGCCAGCGCTGAAAATGGGAGATGAAGTGGAGCTGGAGGGGCGGGTGATCCGTGGGGCTTTCGCGCCAAACTTGATGGACGCATCGGTACGGTGGCTGGGGAAGGGAACGTTGCCGGAGCCGGCGCGGCCACCCTATGACCGCCTGTGGAATGGCAGTCTCAATGCCCAGTGGGTGGAAGTGGAAGGCGTGGTCCGGAAGGTGGAGGACGGGCTGCTCACGCTCGGCCTTCCGGAGGGCACGATGGGCGTGTGGGTGCTGCACGGGGATTTGCCCGCGATGGCGTCGTTGCACGGAGCCGTGGTGCGGGCGCGGGGGATTGTCGCGCCCTTCGCGAACGAGGCCCGCCAAATCCGCGGCACCTACCTTCGGGTCAGTTCACCGCTTTTCATCACCGTGGTTTCGGCCGCCGGTGCCGATCCCTTTGCCGTGCCCGCGAAACGCTTGCCGGAGCTGCGCAAGTTCGATCCCGCGGGAGCCTCGGCCTTCCACCGCGTGAGGGTCTCAGGCCTGGTCATCCATACGTCCGCCCGCGAGTGCTTCCTGTGGGATGGAGACCAGGGTGCGGTGTTCACGACCCGCGAACCAGTGGCGTTGGTGCCGGGCACGACGGTGGAAGTGTCCGGCATGCCGGAACTGGAAGGACCCGCGCCGGTGCTGCTGGATGCCGTGGTGCGAGCCACCGGAAGCGCGCCGCTGCCCGAGCCGGTGGCCATTACTCCGGCGGAGCTGCTCGATCGTTCGCGCGAGGCGAGCCGCGTCCGCATCCGCGCCACGCTGGTGGAGATCGTGTCCCGCGATTTTGGACAACTGCTGGAGTTGCAGGGCGATCATTGGAAGTTCTCCGCTCGTCTTCCGACCGGAGTCATCTGGAACCGTCCGCCCGCGCCAGGCAGCGTGCTGGAGCTCACCGGCATCTGCTCCTCCCACAGAAACAACGACGATGGCGGCACGAGGACCAGTGCGATCCTGCTTCTCAACCAGCCTTCCGATGTCGTGATCCTGTCCAGCCCGCCGTGGTGGACCGTGAGGCGGATACTGGGACTCGCCGCCACCCTGTCCCTCGTGCTGGTGATGGCCGCGGCGTGGATCGTCCAACTGCGGCGCAAGGTCGAGGAACGCACCGCCCAGTTGGTGGTGGAGATCCACCAGCGTGAGATCGCCGAGCAGCGCCGGTTGATCGAGGAGGAACGCTCCCGCATCGCCCGCGATCTGCACGACGATCTTGGCGCGCGGGTTACGAAGATCGCCATGCTCGCCGAACGGGAGGGCCAGGGACCCCACGGCATGGAGCCCGGGGTGCGCCACATCCTCGATACCTCGCACGAACTGACCCGGGCGATGGACGAGGTGGTGTGGACAGTCAATCCTCGCAACGACGCCCTGCCAATGCTGGGCGATTACCTGCTCCACTACGCCGAGAAATATTTTGAAGGCACCGGAGTCCGCGTGCGCTTGAGGTCCCACGGTGGCCTGCCGGACCTCACCGTGACCGCCAGCATGCGCCACCACCTGTTCCTCGCCGTAAAGGAGGCGCTCCGCAACGTGATGAAACATTCCGCGGCCACCGAGTGCCGGGTGGAGGTGGACACCGTCGACGGGATGTTTCATATTCAGGTTGCGGACAACGGGCGCGGCTTCTCCGGCGATCCGACCGCCGGTCCTCGCAACGGCCTGCGTAACATGGTCCATCGTCTGGAACAGCTCGGAGGCAGGTGCTCCTTCATCAGCGCGGAAGGGCAGGGGACCATCGTGATCTTTGAGATCGCACTCGATCGACTCGTCTCGCCGAAGGACGCCGCCCGGGTCCCCACCCATTGA
- a CDS encoding response regulator transcription factor, producing MQRSAVPPENGQDTIRVAIVEDNDWIRENLADQIGGARGFECSGVFRSAEDALKALSHDAPDVVLMDINLPGMTGIECVRLLKAQLPEIDVLMLTVCDDHERIFESLKAGASGYLLKRTASSALLQSISDVHRGGGPMSGSIARKVIEFFNKKGIPSPEIARLSPREREILDHLADGAAYKEIADLVGLAFDTVRMHVKSIYRKLHVHSRGEAVAKYLK from the coding sequence ATGCAGCGCAGTGCCGTCCCGCCGGAAAACGGCCAGGATACCATCCGGGTGGCGATCGTCGAGGACAACGATTGGATCAGGGAGAACCTCGCGGACCAGATCGGCGGTGCCCGTGGATTCGAATGCAGCGGCGTGTTCCGATCCGCCGAAGATGCCTTGAAAGCGTTGTCGCACGATGCTCCGGACGTGGTGCTCATGGACATCAATCTTCCCGGCATGACCGGCATCGAGTGCGTCCGGCTGCTGAAAGCCCAGCTTCCGGAGATCGATGTTCTCATGCTGACGGTGTGCGATGACCACGAACGGATCTTCGAGTCACTCAAGGCCGGGGCCAGCGGCTATCTTTTGAAACGAACGGCCTCCTCCGCGCTTCTGCAGTCGATCTCGGACGTCCACCGCGGCGGGGGTCCGATGAGCGGCTCCATCGCGCGCAAGGTCATCGAATTCTTCAACAAGAAGGGCATACCCTCCCCGGAGATTGCGAGACTCTCGCCGCGTGAACGCGAGATCCTAGACCATCTGGCCGATGGCGCCGCCTACAAGGAGATTGCGGACCTCGTTGGTCTGGCCTTCGACACCGTGCGAATGCACGTGAAGAGCATCTACCGGAAGCTCCACGTCCATTCGCGCGGAGAAGCCGTGGCGAAGTATCTCAAATGA
- a CDS encoding TCR/Tet family MFS transporter — translation MARPKPAIIFIFITLFLDIFGIGVIVPVLPKLVEQLQGGDLQAASHSVGWLGALYALMQFLFSPVLGSLSDRFGRRPVILFSLLGSGIDYLVLAWAPTIGWLYLARVVSGITAANFSAASAYIADVTPPEKRAAGFGMIGAAFGLGFIAGPAIGGLLGAHGLRTPFLVAAGITLLNWLYGALVLPESLAPENRRPFHWESAHPLKALKALGRWPLVSALAGTHFLTMLAGNIYPSLWVLYTGHRYGWQSRQVGISLALVGVLAAIVQGGLASRILKVIGERRGVFVGLVAMAVAMTCYGAAPVGWMVYGIIFIGSLAGVGSPATQSIISQAVPADEQGAVQGALNSITSVSGILAPLVWTSLFSVAIDWKRPFDLSGLPFFVAGVVSLAAAFLAWRAFRRSPEVVAG, via the coding sequence ATGGCCCGCCCGAAGCCCGCGATCATTTTCATCTTCATCACCCTGTTCCTCGATATCTTCGGGATCGGGGTGATCGTGCCCGTGCTGCCGAAACTGGTGGAGCAGCTCCAGGGAGGGGACTTGCAGGCGGCCTCTCATTCGGTCGGCTGGCTGGGAGCGCTCTATGCACTGATGCAATTCCTGTTTTCGCCGGTGCTGGGAAGCCTTTCGGACCGGTTCGGTCGGCGGCCGGTGATCTTGTTCTCGCTGCTGGGGTCCGGCATCGACTATCTGGTGCTGGCGTGGGCGCCGACCATCGGCTGGCTCTATCTGGCGCGGGTGGTATCCGGGATCACGGCGGCGAATTTCTCGGCGGCCAGTGCCTACATCGCGGATGTGACGCCACCGGAGAAACGGGCGGCCGGGTTTGGCATGATCGGCGCGGCGTTCGGGCTGGGATTCATCGCCGGTCCGGCGATCGGTGGACTGCTGGGTGCGCATGGACTGCGCACGCCATTTTTGGTGGCGGCCGGGATCACGCTGCTCAACTGGCTCTATGGGGCGCTGGTGCTGCCGGAGTCGCTGGCACCGGAAAACCGCCGCCCGTTTCACTGGGAGAGCGCCCACCCGCTCAAGGCGCTCAAGGCATTGGGCCGGTGGCCGCTGGTGTCGGCGTTGGCGGGCACGCATTTCCTCACGATGCTGGCAGGCAACATTTACCCCTCCCTGTGGGTGCTCTACACCGGCCATCGCTACGGGTGGCAAAGCCGTCAGGTGGGGATCTCACTGGCGCTGGTGGGGGTGTTGGCGGCGATCGTGCAGGGCGGGCTGGCGTCGCGGATTCTGAAGGTGATCGGCGAGCGCCGTGGGGTGTTCGTCGGTCTCGTGGCGATGGCGGTGGCGATGACCTGCTACGGCGCGGCTCCGGTGGGCTGGATGGTTTACGGGATCATCTTCATCGGGTCGCTGGCCGGGGTGGGATCACCCGCTACGCAATCGATCATTTCCCAAGCCGTGCCCGCCGATGAGCAGGGCGCGGTGCAAGGCGCACTCAACAGCATCACCAGTGTTTCAGGCATCCTCGCGCCGCTGGTGTGGACCTCGTTGTTCTCCGTGGCGATCGATTGGAAGCGCCCGTTTGATCTGTCCGGTCTGCCGTTTTTCGTGGCAGGGGTCGTTTCGCTGGCTGCGGCATTTCTGGCTTGGCGGGCCTTCCGGCGCTCGCCGGAGGTGGTCGCGGGGTGA